The Clavelina lepadiformis chromosome 3, kaClaLepa1.1, whole genome shotgun sequence region GTTGGGGTCAGGTAGCTTTTCAGATCCAAACTCGACCAATCGAGTGTATTGTTGCCATCTGGCTTTCTGGAGGTTCTATCTTTAGActggttttgttttcaaaggtTCTATTGGTTTTATTAGTGGTGGTCTGTGTTGAGATCTTGGGAATTTATCCAAAATAAAACGTCTCGGGCCAGGTCCAGTGTTGAGATTTGCGAAAGCCAGGTCAGGGTTGGAGGTGGTGTTCCATCTGTCTGAGCAGAAACTGCCGGGCTGTTTATGGTCAAACAAAAGGTGGACATCGGAGGCCGAAGCCCATTCTTCAAGTGCTGTGCCATTGTGGTTTGTAGCGCTGTAGCCCAAGATAGTACTGTGGCAGTAGAAATCGCCAGCATAGACGACGGGGATGGAATTTTTAAGTAGCCTGGCAGGGGACGGTTTGTAGACATCAATGACATTAACGCCTTCCACCTCTACAGCCATCCATTCTGTTTCGGAGTTAGCCGAGGTGTATCCGGCAATCTTGAGGCGGGATGTATCAATTACATGGATTTCTTGTTGGAGGATGGCGGTGACTTTGTGGGTACTCACAAGGTGTTCCAAGATGTTGATTTTGGCTTTTGTGAGACCTTCTACATTCAGCTGTAACAGCGTGACACCTTCCCGTTCGGCAGTTTGAGCTGCCTGCCCTAAGAAGGGAACATGTTTCGGGTCAGTATTAGGTTGCTGGAGCTGAGTTCGCATTTTGCTAGATAGCTTCTTATTTGCTTTTCCAGGTTGTTGATATTGGTCTGACAGACGTCAGTTTCCAGGATTCACCACGATGAGGTCATCAACTTAAATCCCTTCAACTTGAAGTTATTTACTAATGTGTCCATCAGTTTACTGTTTGTCTTTGTGCAATGCTTTAGATTAAtcataaactgtttttttttgcattagAAAATTATATGGATTTGTTAAttctaaaaaaaacaagttgtgCTGGTAACCCCTTGAATGGTCTCTGCATTAAAATTCCAACTCATATTTTTTCTGTACGTGCTACTACAtagcattttttgaaaacaaagcaaagaattggttgcatttttacagtgaatttttaaaagaaaaaaatttaaatatgcaATGATTTTTGTTCGATTTTTTATGGCTGTGTCTTTAAGTTAAGAGATGTAGATGTTAAAACTAAATGTAGCTTCTGACCTTTACAAAGGCAATTTTTTGGTTCCTTGTTCTGGCAACTTTTAACCAACCTGATACAAagcattttgtaatattagtTATCGGTCTATGTAGCTGGTTACTTACACATTTTGACTAATATGagttaattgtaatttgtttattagaaacaaaaatgtaGACACAAAGGCTTCCTCTTCGTCTGTGATGTCAAGAAATATTAAAAGGTAAGTTTTTATAGCGTACAAAAACTGTGCAAATATAACTTTTGACTTGGTATATGTAACAGTTTAATTTGATGCAGCAGTTCGGTTTGAATTACTTCTGTTCCGTGTTTTGTTGGAATAAGTCAAATATATAGTAATCTTCTTTGCATGTGTTAACAGGACTGATAGTTTCGGTGTTTGTAATCCCtgttactttattttattttatttatacattttcgGTAGTTAATTCGGTAGttaatccgcttaattcggacgacggataacccggacaagcgctttattcggccaaaatgctcgggaatggaacaaaagtaaaaactgaacgtaaaaaactcccgttaagtgttaattcggacaattctccgcttaattcaaacacaggttcgcaattccatcgttacgttatgacataataaacagtacttcgttcgttttaagacaagatgcaattgcattatgagcgattatggtgaaacaatgacgatcgatgcagtaacaatcgacaatgaactcatataacgccgtgccagcttcatagtcgctttttcTTTGGTACAATCGCGTTCATCTTGTAGGGAAAAATTGtatagaaaagtttagcacaataAGTGAAATtcctcactaaagtaaacgaagacgttttaagcgatcagtgccagttactgcagtatagcgcaggtgcaattcatttattacgcaacactacagtattttaaatgcgttttctGCCTTCACGCATGACAttaaacgaacaattgattttccgcttaattcggccaaaagtgagcggaaccaaagtgtccaaATTAAGCGGATTTGACTGTATATGTAAAATTAATATATTATTAATATTCTTTCTCATAAGACTAGAGTAGCTTATCACTATTATCAGTCATTATGATGGTTGTTCCCTTTCTGTTCATATGAATAGAACTGATTGCTCTATTTCTATACTTTAAAGGTCTTCGGCAGGGAGAATTATAAGGACATGTCCCTATTGTAAAAAAACCTATGTAAATGTTTCCAATCACTGCAAGAAACACCCAGACATACCCAAGGAAAACTTATTATATGACAGCTTTgctaaaaaaatgaaaaaagctgGTTATGAGCAGTTTGCAGGTTATTTCTGCACACTATGTGGGAGGTCTGTGCTAGGTATCGAAAGTCACATCAAGCACAAAcataaagaaataattttaaagtcAGAGgaattcaataaaatttgtgaagaaTCAAAGGTTAAGAAGTCTGATTTACAGTTTTATTTGACAAGATATCAAACAACCTTACAGACAATGGGAATTGGCAAAAGAAACGAGTGTAGCGAGGCTGAAGCTCGGCGATATGTGCAACAAGTTAGAACCTTAACAAGCGGTCTGGAAGATATAAAGTATCCCACAAAAATTTATCAGACTTTATGCCAACAAATTTCAGGTGAAGGACATGACAGCACCAGGTATGCCTACCTGGCAACgctaaacaactttttgcagtttATGCAGATTGAATTCGGAGACATCCAGAAAACTGAAATCGAGAAGCTTTCAAAATATGTCAACCAATGGTTGCAGAGGCAAAgacagaaaaaagaaaaacgagaACGTTTTGTTAAGGACAATTCAATCAAAAAACtaagaaaacattctttccctggacaaaaaattaaagcatatGAAAGAGCCACTGAAAAAGAAGCAGCTGCCATCCGATGTAAGACACTGGGCTCATTGACCAAACAAGAAATAACTTTCGTTTGTGGCGATATCTTTGCCAGAATAATTTGTAGGCTTGGTTGTAGGTCTTCCACAATAACTGGAATAAAACGAAAAGAAGTGGAGGACCATGAGGTCATGGATTCTGGTTTTTATTCCATTTTGGTAGCTGACCAGAAAGAAAAAACGAGGCATGCTTGTCTCGTACTATCACCAGAGGAGTTTGAAGATGTCAAGAAAACATCTGACCATGTATGGTCATTTTTACAAGCACTACCAACTCTTAATGATCGTGTGTTTCCCAGTTTATCTGGCAGCAATTTGAAAGGAAGAATGTCTTCAGCCGCCTTTAACACAATATACAAGAAAATTAGCAGAAAATGCTTTAAAACTCCGGTCAATGTAACtgaaacaagaaaattaataACCAGAGAAATCAGTGGTAAGCCACGACAAATAAAGGAAGCAATTGCTAGGGCTGAAGGACACACTCTTGGCGTTGCAGATAcattttatgatgtcacacaCCCTTCTGAAATTGTGCAAACCGCTCGAATATATCTGGAGGAGATCGCAAGTAAGAAAAATACTAACAATATTGTTTAGTGTCATATCTCTTGTAtcagttttgtgttttattgatGCATTGATAATGAAAATTGTTAATCCGTGATTACATTTTTTGAAGCATAGTTAAATTTACTTTACTTTTAGTGAAAACGGTTTCTGAAAGTGGTGTAAAATCTAACACAGGTATGTAGGTGTCTTATTTACCAAAATTCTTAATCGAAattttatatcatattttttataaaagatgATTGCTTCATAAAGTTGTAGGAAATTttctataaataaaatttctaatAGCACTAAACCTGACTGATATGCGATCAAGCGGTTGTCAAATAGATAACATTTTACTGAAGACTGTGAAATGAATAATGGAGGTAATATTTCCAAGtattaaatggtttaaaaaatgtattcACTTTTGAAACAGGTGCAGTCGCTGGCAGTCAGACACAAAAAGCAGCAGGTTTTTCACAAGTTTATTAGTATGCTCATTAAGATaaaatggtattttttgtTCGATGAGTGTTATAGTAGCCTATATGCCTGTTATGGTTTATCATctttagcaaagtttttatttttgttttgcagagcCAGTTCCCAACGTGACTGACAAAAGCGATTGTCAAATAGGTAGAGATCTCACAGAAGATGGTGAAATGAATAGTAGGTGTgatatttctaaatattaaatggtttaaataCTCACTTTTTGAACAGGTGCAGTCACTGGCAGTCAGACACAAGAAGCAGCAGGTTTGTCACAAGTTTATTAGTATGCACATTTAGATAAACTGGTATTTTTTGTTCGATCAGTTTTATAGTAGCTTATATGCCTGTTATGGTTTATCATctttagcaaagtttttatttttgttttgcagagcCAGTTCCCAACGTGACTGACAAAAGCGATTGTCAAATAGGTAGAGATCTCACAGAAGATGGTGAAATGAATAGTAGGTgtaatatttctaaatattaaatggtttaaataCTCACTTTTTAAACAGGTGCAGTCACTGGCAGTCAGACACAAGAACCAGCAGGTTTGTCACAAATTTATTAGTATGCACATTAAGATaaaatggtattttttgtTCGATCAGTGTTATAGTAGCTTATATGCCTGTTATGGTTTATCACctttagcaaagtttttatttttgttttgcagagcCAGTTCCCAACGTGACTGACAAAAGCGATTGTCAAATAGGTAGAGATCTCACAGAAGATGGTGAAATGAATAGTAGGTgtaatatttctaaatattaaatggtttaaataCTCACTTTTAAAACAGGTGCAGTCACTGGCAGTCAGACACAAGAAGCAGCAGGTTTGTCACAAGTTTATTAGTATGCACATTTAGATAAACTGGTATTTTTTGTTCGATCAGTTTTATAGTAGCCTACATGCCTGTTATGGTTTATCACctttagcaaagtttttatttttgttttgcagagcCAGTTCCCAACGTGACTGACAAAAGCGATTGTCAAATAGGTAGAGATCTCACAGAAGATGGTGAAATGAATAGTAGGTgtaatatttctaaatattaaatggtttaaataCTCACTTTTTAAACAGGTGCAGTCACTGGCAGTCAGACACAAGAACCAGCAGGTTTGTCACAAATTTATTAGTATGCACATTAAGATaaaatggtattttttgtTCGATCAGTGTTATAGTAGCTTATATGCCTGTTATGGTTTATCACctttagcaaagtttttatttttgttttgcagagcCAGTTCCCAACGTGACTGACAAAAGCGATTGTCAAATAGGTAGAGATCTCACAGAAGATGGTGAAATGAATAGTAGGTgtaatatttctaaatattaaatggtttaaataCTCACTTTTAAAACAGGTGCAGTCACTGGCAGTCAGACACAAGAAGCAGCAGGTTTGTCACAAGTTTATTAGTATGCACATTTAGATAAACTGGTATTTTTTGTTCGATCAGTTTTATAGTAGCCTACATGCCTGTTATGGTTTATCACctttagcaaagtttttatttttgttttgcagagcCAGTTCCCAACGTGACTGACAAAAGCGATTGTCAAATAGGTAGAGATCTCACAGAAGATGGTGAAATGAATAGTAGGTgtaatatttctaaatattaaatggtttaaataCTCACTTTTTAAACAGGTGCAGTCACTGGCAGTCAGACACAAGAACCAGCAGGTTTGTCACAAATTTATTAGTATGCACATTAAGATaaaatggtattttttgtTCGATCAGTGTTATAGTAGCTTATATGCCTGTTATGGTTTATCACctttagcaaagtttttatttttgttttgcagagcCAGTTCCCAACGTGACTGACAAAAGCGATTGTCAAATAGGTAGAGATCTCACAGAAGATGGTGAAATGAATAGTAGGTgtaatatttctaaatattaaatggtttaaataCTCACTTTTAAAACAGGTGCAGTCACTGGCAGTCAGACACAAGAAGCAGCAGGTTTGTCACAAGTTTATTAGTATGCACATTTAGATAAACTGGTATTTTTTGTTCGATCAGTTTTATAGTAGCCTATATGCCTGTTATGGTTTATCACctttagcaaagtttttctttttcttttgcagAGCCAGTTCCCAACGTGACTGACAAAAGCGATTGTCAAATAGGTAGAGATCTCACAGAAGATGgtgataaatattaaattgtttaaattaatatactcttttactttttcaacAGGTGCAGTCACTGGCAGACAGGCACAAGAAGAATCAGGTTTGTTAAAAACTGAATTAGTAAATACGTAAGGATACATGTATAGGTAGGTGTGTGTTAAGTTAGTGAATATTGCTTGTTGTTCTGGAAAAGtctgttttgtttatgttttcatcggttcaaacaaaaaatccttCTGTTTCTTAGGCCCAACGATAGGTGTTGCTATCTCTTTTTCTGAAGGTATCGTATCTACGTGATTATTGGTTATTCGTAGTTATGCTTTCTTactgaaattaaaacattaaccGAAGTTGGTCTTTCATTCCGTAGCAACGTgcctaaaatttgttttgttatatctAAATAGCTAACGTCATAAGAGTGAAATTCACCTATGACCGAATTATCCTGGACATCTTCAGGCCTGCTGACATCAGATTTGCTTCGGGAGGTGATGTTCAGTCGCTTGCTGACATAAAAATGGGCGAAAAATGTCTAGCTCGGTGGCCTCCAGacaaacagttttatttaGCTACAAGAGTTGACCCATCCTTCTGTAAGTTAGTATGGATTTAGTTGAAGTTTCAATCTACCATTAAGCTTTTACTACCTGTTTGTTTGCGAAAAAAATAGCGTCATTTAGTACAAACAAACTTAGGAAGTGCGTGTTATTTTTTTAGGTACGCCCAAGAAACGAAGAGAAGGAACTTATTACTCAGATTCCGACACTTCTCCTCAAAAAAAAGTACAATTGCCAGTGACAGccaaaagaagaagaaagaaaattacATTTACCAACTTTGAATACGCTTGAACTTGTGTAGTTTGAGTTATTTTTTTACTATCTTCtctttttcattcattttcaaatttctgtttCGCGTTCATTATCTGCAGCATTTTTTATATCGTGTTATCTTGATACTTTGCAACTGTATTATATCTTTATTGAAGTATGGAATAATGTGTCATTAGTGGAATGATTTACAATATTGCATTACTTTGAGaattttttgtgggtttaCTTTCCCTGTATAGTGTATATGCATCCACCTAgctccaataaaatattattctGCAAATTTCACATGACAATAATTTCTAGTAGATCTTTATCGCCAGCTGCTGGTGGACGAGTTTTAGTTTCAAGGAACAAATTTcctaacaaaatttgtttgcaaacaactttttaaaaaaaaaagagcGTATCAAAATTTGTTACATTAGTTAATCTTCATAAatcttaattttgaaaatttgttccCGCGCGTGTATATGGTTctgggttgaattgtccgcgggttgaatcgtccattGGTTGAATTGTCCATCGTTGGGATTTTTCGATTAATTGCATATTTAGAAatttacctttaaaataaaaaaacaaagaaattatgcCTTTTACAAGCATATACGGGCCCTTAGTAGATAGTGTCCGCATTAgcgcatttttatttgtaataacAACCGCCATTAGTTTTTCCCTACCGCGCCAATGATGATGAATCGTTGATTTTTACGACTGGCTTTCACAAAGTAGGCTTTGtagcttgttttatttacaaagaATACAGAGTAGTTCTAAAAAAATCTGCTGGTTTTGTTGCTATGTACTGCTTCTCTATCCTGAGCGGTTTGGACTTTAAAAAGCGGTGGCCACGGTATTCAACCCAAACGGGATTGCACAACGAGATTGCACCCAACgaaattgcaatttttgcaGCCACATAGAATTGTACTTGTACCCATAAAGGAATTAAAGCGAATAGTGGAATTAATAATATAAGGAATTAATATTACGAAATTACACCCAAATGAGATTCCACCCACACGGACTCAGACGCATATTTAGGGTTTTAGTGCCCGGGAACAGCGGGAACATATGCTCCCCCACTTGTCAAAACAAATGAGAAAAGCGAACACCGAAGGATTGGACTATAATGGCATTCGCTTAATTTCCACATTTATTACCTCGTCGCCGGTCCAATAAGTGCGAAGCGCAAATTATGAAACGAATTCTAACATTTATTCGTACAATAATAGCTGTACAATTTTATctaatatttatgttttatttttaattacacAGATTAACACGATTTATGAACGATATagtgtttatattatatttacgCGTGTAACCCACCTGTTAGGCTAAATATGATTTCCGAAATTATTAACCATCCATGGTTCGTAAGTAACGTATGCCCGTATGAATTACAACTACAGCCCTTGTTTCTTGCAGTCCCAAAGCCCAAACGTGTGCAATGTGGGTGCAATCCTGTGTGGTTACAATTCGGTTTAGGTTCAATCCCATCTGGGTACAATCCCGTGTGGTTGCAATTCCTTGTGTGCAATCACTACGGAACcctacaaaacaaaaccaccCTGTCAGCGAAGACCTGATTTTAGTAGAAGAACTTGCTTGCCAGTTGCCaaaggaaatattttgttgcgtttatgtttgtgaaaataaatttagtgAGACTTCAGATTTGTAAGAGAAGGTAAAGGTCATTGGtaacagaaaagaaaaaaacaaggCTAATATACACACACGCGTCCCTGGACAGTCGTGCATAAATCATCAACCAACTTTACTGAATGATTAGCTATATACGTACCGGTATATCacctttttatttcaacaattgCAAACAACAATAAACCCAGCACAAGCGTATCAAACTACCTTAAACGCGGCATAGCTTACTTACAGCGAAAACCATTGCCAAACTGCATTAGCACACTAAACAGCTGCAGCTACCATAATATCTGATTAAATACTGTcgcttatttaaaaaaaagctaGAGTTGATGTCgtaaaaaagaaaaccaaaaaaatcaaaccatcTATTTCGGGTGTTTACGAGAAATGATGGCTTATGTAACTTTTGCCAGTTcctgaaataaaaatgcaacataCATTTCGAAACTCTTTGAACCTTTACCGATTTATACAATGTTTTTACATCATGGCtttcatttcaaatattttaaggcCAAATTTTAAGTTCAGACTTGGCCAAATTTGATTGAagttacaacaaaaaacagcAGTTTTGGGCATTTCTATGTTATAAACGTTAGCTAATCACCATAATCATGTTtctgattgaaaaaaaatcgtGTGTGTTCGCGAAGTTTTCCTTGATTACAGGCAACACAATATacagaaatgtgtttttgatgaaaatgtcTACAAGTTTGAAAGAAACATTCCTTCGTAATTTGTATGCATTTTTACAGTTTCGGAGAGAGAAAGCAAAGTTATCCAAAGCTATTATACATCGTCGTATTAATTATATCAGTGATAATTAAAAACTCCCCTATATACACTTATTAGCATCACGTgcatataaaacaataacaaaaaacgaATATGTTTGACTTGTTTATAAATCGATAAAAATAGACAGTTGTAATCACTCGGAAATGTCTTTCATTGCTTCCTTCAGTAATTCTTGCAGCTGTTGTTCTACAGGCGACAAAATTGATTTATCTTCTTTGTCGTGATCACTTTTTTCGTGGACTGATCCAGTAGGTAGCCCTATCTGTGCTGATGTCTCTTTTTTCCTCAAATCTGACAATAACTCGTACAGTTCTTCTTCTTCCGCCGACAAAGATGAATTTGATGATGAAGTTTCGATGTTGGTGACATTTCCTGTATCATTTATGTTTGTCAAAATGTCCATTACTTCGCTGTCATTTTTACTAGACGGCTTGGACATGCTTTCATTTTTTAGATTTTCAAATAATTCACGAACAACATTTGACAAGATATGCTCACTATTTGGAGATGTAACTTCTATTGCTGCTGTGGTTTGTAATTGGTTTGCATTGCTACTTGTCATTTCACGAACAAAATCCGTATTTTGGGTTGCTTGAGAACTGAACGTGATGCTTTTTGGGGTTATAGCTTCAACCGTTTTTCCAGGCGTTCCAGCAAAAATATTCGTTAAATCATTCAGGCTTTTGATTATGTTCCCTGGAATGTTTCTCGGTTTTTGAGAACTTAACTGATGTTTCAAGTTCTCAATCAATCCAAGCAAACTTACATTTGCTGGAGCATTTGAGCTGGGAGCTAGAGCAC contains the following coding sequences:
- the LOC143449661 gene encoding uncharacterized protein LOC143449661 isoform X3, with amino-acid sequence MEEKQCSSKNFSQTTSRHHYQDLSSDTDSDIPSTSKFQRKSRRHRRHFSDSDSDLSSVSWERSRQHLRDISSDSDSYKSREHRKKSKCHHRHLRDIDSDLSSSSYTSQSEMKQHQGFFGESPGSRRSREKSRHHRQVVSSDADSDKSRKQQRKSRYLHQGYSSDLTSDSSPKLFRKSRRQRQHFSSYSSGNRKRNKNVDTKASSSSVMSRNIKRSSAGRIIRTCPYCKKTYVNVSNHCKKHPDIPKENLLYDSFAKKMKKAGYEQFAGYFCTLCGRSVLGIESHIKHKHKEIILKSEEFNKICEESKVKKSDLQFYLTRYQTTLQTMGIGKRNECSEAEARRYVQQVRTLTSGLEDIKYPTKIYQTLCQQISGEGHDSTRYAYLATLNNFLQFMQIEFGDIQKTEIEKLSKYVNQWLQRQRQKKEKRERFVKDNSIKKLRKHSFPGQKIKAYERATEKEAAAIRCKTLGSLTKQEITFVCGDIFARIICRLGCRSSTITGIKRKEVEDHEVMDSGFYSILVADQKEKTRHACLVLSPEEFEDVKKTSDHVWSFLQALPTLNDRVFPSLSGSNLKGRMSSAAFNTIYKKISRKCFKTPVNVTETRKLITREISGKPRQIKEAIARAEGHTLGVADTFYDVTHPSEIVQTARIYLEEIAMKTVSESGVKSNTGAVAGSQTQKAAEPVPNVTDKSDCQIGAVTGSQTQEAAEPVPNVTDKSDCQIGAVTGSQTQEAAEPVPNVTDKSDCQIGAVTGRQAQEESGPTIGVAISFSEANVIRVKFTYDRIILDIFRPADIRFASGGDVQSLADIKMGEKCLARWPPDKQFYLATRVDPSFCTPKKRREGTYYSDSDTSPQKKVQLPVTAKRRRKKITFTNFEYA
- the LOC143449661 gene encoding uncharacterized protein LOC143449661 isoform X9 codes for the protein MEEKQCSSKNFSQTTSRHHYQDLSSDTDSDIPSTSKFQRKSRRHRRHFSDSDSDLSSVSWERSRQHLRDISSDSDSYKSREHRKKSKCHHRHLRDIDSDLSSSSYTSQSEMKQHQGFFGESPGSRRSREKSRHHRQVVSSDADSDKSRKQQRKSRYLHQGYSSDLTSDSSPKLFRKSRRQRQHFSSYSSGNRKRNKNVDTKASSSSVMSRNIKRSSAGRIIRTCPYCKKTYVNVSNHCKKHPDIPKENLLYDSFAKKMKKAGYEQFAGYFCTLCGRSVLGIESHIKHKHKEIILKSEEFNKICEESKVKKSDLQFYLTRYQTTLQTMGIGKRNECSEAEARRYVQQVRTLTSGLEDIKYPTKIYQTLCQQISGEGHDSTRYAYLATLNNFLQFMQIEFGDIQKTEIEKLSKYVNQWLQRQRQKKEKRERFVKDNSIKKLRKHSFPGQKIKAYERATEKEAAAIRCKTLGSLTKQEITFVCGDIFARIICRLGCRSSTITGIKRKEVEDHEVMDSGFYSILVADQKEKTRHACLVLSPEEFEDVKKTSDHVWSFLQALPTLNDRVFPSLSGSNLKGRMSSAAFNTIYKKISRKCFKTPVNVTETRKLITREISGKPRQIKEAIARAEGHTLGVADTFYDVTHPSEIVQTARIYLEEIAMKTVSESGVKSNTGAVAGSQTQKAAEPVPNVTDKSDCQIGAVTGSQTQEAAEPVPNVTDKSDCQIGAVTGRQAQEESGPTIGVAISFSEANVIRVKFTYDRIILDIFRPADIRFASGGDVQSLADIKMGEKCLARWPPDKQFYLATRVDPSFCTPKKRREGTYYSDSDTSPQKKVQLPVTAKRRRKKITFTNFEYA
- the LOC143449661 gene encoding uncharacterized protein LOC143449661 isoform X8, with the translated sequence MEEKQCSSKNFSQTTSRHHYQDLSSDTDSDIPSTSKFQRKSRRHRRHFSDSDSDLSSVSWERSRQHLRDISSDSDSYKSREHRKKSKCHHRHLRDIDSDLSSSSYTSQSEMKQHQGFFGESPGSRRSREKSRHHRQVVSSDADSDKSRKQQRKSRYLHQGYSSDLTSDSSPKLFRKSRRQRQHFSSYSSGNRKRNKNVDTKASSSSVMSRNIKRSSAGRIIRTCPYCKKTYVNVSNHCKKHPDIPKENLLYDSFAKKMKKAGYEQFAGYFCTLCGRSVLGIESHIKHKHKEIILKSEEFNKICEESKVKKSDLQFYLTRYQTTLQTMGIGKRNECSEAEARRYVQQVRTLTSGLEDIKYPTKIYQTLCQQISGEGHDSTRYAYLATLNNFLQFMQIEFGDIQKTEIEKLSKYVNQWLQRQRQKKEKRERFVKDNSIKKLRKHSFPGQKIKAYERATEKEAAAIRCKTLGSLTKQEITFVCGDIFARIICRLGCRSSTITGIKRKEVEDHEVMDSGFYSILVADQKEKTRHACLVLSPEEFEDVKKTSDHVWSFLQALPTLNDRVFPSLSGSNLKGRMSSAAFNTIYKKISRKCFKTPVNVTETRKLITREISGKPRQIKEAIARAEGHTLGVADTFYDVTHPSEIVQTARIYLEEIAMKTVSESGVKSNTGAVAGSQTQKAAEPVPNVTDKSDCQIGAVTGSQTQEAAEPVPNVTDKSDCQIGAVTGRQAQEESGPTIGVAISFSEANVIRVKFTYDRIILDIFRPADIRFASGGDVQSLADIKMGEKCLARWPPDKQFYLATRVDPSFCTPKKRREGTYYSDSDTSPQKKVQLPVTAKRRRKKITFTNFEYA